From the genome of Tachysurus fulvidraco isolate hzauxx_2018 chromosome 20, HZAU_PFXX_2.0, whole genome shotgun sequence, one region includes:
- the dact3a gene encoding dapper homolog 3 isoform X3, with amino-acid sequence MLKQRQESLVLSALSLGDSVPGCVRAPWPLIRHCFPNSANLEQEPQAEQQGSMAVLQQQVGELRVDTENSSLEHPTDTGDTGPSSGFCEQRESQSPLDSGDLSSRTSFPIQSTSSSERLKSVADTFVTSRDGLQDCGGSTGRSPVPRSLSGPQPPLMGLSKRGGEVEHWLWPESNEAGDEVDSTAEDYHQAQNVETYIVGLIQRRLLATKQCKPRTNMSPEARGVMRQSSLCCKEPVFIPDHCKVSSSPERPKWCTYNLEEERLRGFSPGEQLPSHYPRLEEQIPAHFSRPEEQHPSHYPRPEDKLSTQYSRAALPGIHSTSLDFTSGDLDPSSSEADSPHHYQLPHSPSSEEQLVNAQYIPAQPCQAPMRAKTSRAHAAPKASRGGDTYSPERPQPKPRAMPKKCRFSEEKTTTKKPGRKACRSQSENSLLGQKGVPERKYSTVERDTGRTNQSKSRRQQASLGHRRWRSTLELSQDEAEPTPEREVRRTRRSRPTASAPTYVYNQTPQHLHSHHPHHFPHPQLHSDYPLQTSVCRPEGGYKHSGPGEWESSLSEGESPGSSSMSSDSDESGGLVWPQQLAPPLAPPSPPTPSGAPLQSKALVKIKASHALKKKILRFRTGSLKVMTTV; translated from the exons ggttcaATGGCAGTTCTTCAGCAGCAGGTAGGAGAACTGAGAGTGGATACAGAGAACAGCTCACTGGAGCACCCCACAGACACAGGAGATACCGGACCAAGTTCAG GTTTctgtgagcagagagagagtcagtctCCTCTGGACTCCGGTGACCTCTCCTCCAGGACCTCATTCCCCATCCAGTCAACTAGTTCCAGTGAAAGACTTAAGTCTGTGG CAGATACGTTTGTGACCAGCCGTGATGGACTGCAGGACTGTGGAGGCTCTACAGGACGGTCTCCGGTTCCACGCTCGCTCTCAGGCCCCCAGCCACCTCTAATGGGTCTATCAAAGAGAGGTGGGGAGGTGGAGCACTGGCTATGGCCTGAAAGTAATGAAGCAGGAGATGAAGTTGATTCCACTGCAGAGGACTACCATCAGGCTCAGAATGTGGAGACCTACATAGTGGGTCTGATCCAGCGACGTCTTCTGGCCACAAAGCAGTGCAAACCTCGTACCAACATGAGTCCTGAGGCCAGAGGAGTGATGAGGCAAAGTAGTCTTTGCTGCAAGGAGCCTGTCTTCATTCCTGATCACTGCAAGGTCTCTTCAAGCCCCGAGAGACCAAAATGGTGTACATATAACCTTGAAGAGGAGCGGCTTAGGGGCTTTTCCCCTGGAGAGCAGCTCCCTTCTCACTATCCAAGGCTTGAGGAGCAGATCCCTGCTCATTTCTCAAGACCCGAGGAGCAGCACCCTAGCCATTATCCCAGGCCTGAGGACAAGCTGTCTACACAATATTCCAGGGCTGCACTGCCAGGAATTCACTCCACATCTCTGGATTTCACCTCTGGAGATTTAGACCCAAGCAGTAGTGAAGCAGACTCACCACATCATTACCAGCTCCCACACTCACCGTCTTCAGAGGAGCAGTTAGTCAATGCACAATACATCCCAGCACAGCCATGCCAGGCACCAATGAGAGCCAAAACATCTCGTGCTCATGCAGCCCCAAAAGCCAGCCGTGGTGGTGACACTTACTCCCCTGAAAGACCACAGCCCAAGCCACGGGCCATGCCAAAGAAGTGCCGTTTTAGTGAAGAAAAGACAACAACTAAGAAACCTGGACGAAAAGCCTGTCGCTCACAGTCAGAGAATAGCCTTTTGGGACAGAAGGGTGTCCCTGAAcgaaaatacagtacagtggagCGAGACACTGGCCGCACTAACCAGTCCAAATCGCGACGCCAGCAGGCCAGCCTTGGGCACCGCCGCTGGCGTTCTACACTAGAGCTCAGCCAGGATGAAGCCGAGCCCACACCAGAGCGAGAGGTTAGACGCACCCGCAGATCTAGACCTACAGCGTCTGCACCAACCTACGTCTACAATCAGACTCCTCAGCACCTTCATTCACATCATCCACACCACTTTCCTCATCCTCAACTTCACTCAGACTACCCACTGCAAACCTCAGTGTGCCGTCCAGAGGGGGGCTACAAGCACTCAGGCCCTGGAGAGTGGGAGTCCAGTCTGAGTGAAGGGGAGTCCCCTGGCTCCAGTTCAATGTCTAGTGACTCTGACGAGAGTGGAGGGCTGGTGTGGCCTCAGCAACTTGCACCACCATTGGCTCCTCCTTCACCCCCCACACCTTCTGGGGCACCCCTGCAATCCAAAGCCTTGGTAAAGATTAAAGCCTCACATGCTCTCAAGAAGAAGATCCTTCGTTTCAGAACTGGTTCTCTCAAAGTCATGACCACTGTTTGA